A genome region from Deltaproteobacteria bacterium includes the following:
- a CDS encoding trypsin-like peptidase domain-containing protein, with amino-acid sequence MMTSFLFFLRIGLLIGVLTIFPNSIAQTFSNQFNSSSQNKLVINRIIVGSDNFRTVKANGSNIPYKFLPVLEAVGLMTVGCTATHLGQGLVISAGHCFNAEKVKYKQGCEGIQVLWGVREGKNPTSTSNCRQVLVLEDTKIRDYALFKVDNPPRAELPIKLDGSVPLSTRVTIFSHPFTLPLVWSGICEIRKVFRPDIPLGLIHHQCDTNPGSSGAAIIDVNTLEVVGIHNGGISDGVSGMNYGTYITATYIPTILSRAGYLPLSRRNATSQNQR; translated from the coding sequence ATGATGACATCATTTTTATTTTTTCTTAGAATTGGTCTTTTAATTGGAGTGTTAACAATTTTTCCCAATTCGATAGCTCAAACATTTTCGAATCAATTCAATTCAAGCTCCCAAAATAAATTAGTTATTAATAGAATTATTGTTGGTTCTGATAATTTTAGAACGGTTAAGGCCAATGGATCTAATATTCCCTATAAATTTCTTCCAGTTCTTGAAGCTGTTGGTTTGATGACTGTGGGTTGCACAGCTACACACTTAGGGCAAGGGCTTGTGATTTCAGCTGGTCATTGTTTTAATGCCGAAAAGGTAAAGTACAAACAAGGTTGTGAAGGGATTCAAGTACTTTGGGGGGTTCGTGAAGGGAAAAATCCAACTTCAACAAGTAATTGTCGTCAGGTTTTAGTTTTAGAAGATACCAAGATAAGAGACTACGCTTTATTTAAAGTTGATAACCCGCCGAGGGCCGAGCTACCTATTAAACTCGACGGTTCTGTTCCATTATCAACTAGAGTTACCATATTTTCACATCCTTTTACCTTACCCTTGGTTTGGTCAGGAATATGTGAGATTCGAAAAGTTTTCAGACCGGATATCCCATTGGGTTTGATACATCACCAATGTGATACCAATCCTGGTAGCAGTGGAGCCGCGATTATAGATGTAAATACGTTGGAAGTTGTTGGAATTCATAATGGGGGAATTTCAGATGGAGTTTCTGGTATGAATTATGGTACTTATATCACAGCAACCTATATTCCTACAATCTTATCCAGAGCGGGCTATCTTCCCCTATCAAGAAGAAATGCCACCTCACAGAATCAAAGATAA
- the psd gene encoding phosphatidylserine decarboxylase (Phosphatidylserine decarboxylase is synthesized as a single chain precursor. Generation of the pyruvoyl active site from a Ser is coupled to cleavage of a Gly-Ser bond between the larger (beta) and smaller (alpha chains). It is an integral membrane protein.), which produces MWIIKFLPRKKISKWIGRLAFKKFPKSIQNKINLTYAQFFGINLNETEFPYYDYNSLGDFFIRRLKVGARPIGNSPLIHPCDSRITEKGKITKAQLIQAKGIQYSLENFTQIEDCREKYDQGYFLTYYLSPKDYHRVHSPVDGMITQIKYCTGDLWPVNDWSIQNIPQVYEQNERIYVELATEYGPVGVIFVGATNVGSIALKFERKLYTNWKIPSKSIVYSPPLEIKKGEELGMFRMGSTVVVLYGPEWLDKFKLGIDTNSQVRVGQNLYE; this is translated from the coding sequence ATGTGGATTATAAAGTTTTTACCAAGAAAAAAAATAAGTAAATGGATTGGGAGATTGGCATTCAAAAAATTTCCGAAGTCCATTCAAAATAAGATAAATCTCACCTACGCTCAGTTTTTTGGCATTAATTTGAATGAAACTGAATTCCCCTACTACGACTATAATTCGTTAGGTGATTTTTTTATTCGAAGGCTTAAAGTAGGGGCAAGGCCTATAGGAAACAGTCCTTTAATTCATCCTTGTGATTCTCGAATTACTGAAAAAGGGAAAATTACAAAGGCCCAATTGATCCAAGCCAAGGGGATCCAATATAGTTTGGAAAATTTTACTCAAATTGAGGATTGTCGAGAGAAATATGATCAAGGGTATTTCCTAACCTATTATTTGTCACCTAAAGATTATCATCGTGTTCATTCCCCTGTCGATGGGATGATCACGCAAATTAAGTATTGTACAGGGGATCTTTGGCCCGTTAATGACTGGTCAATTCAAAATATTCCCCAGGTGTATGAACAAAATGAGCGCATTTATGTAGAGCTAGCCACGGAGTATGGTCCTGTGGGAGTCATTTTTGTGGGGGCAACAAATGTGGGTTCTATTGCCTTAAAATTTGAAAGAAAATTATATACCAATTGGAAGATCCCTTCAAAATCTATTGTTTACTCTCCACCACTTGAAATAAAAAAAGGTGAGGAATTGGGAATGTTTAGAATGGGAAGCACGGTGGTGGTTCTGTATGGGCCAGAGTGGTTAGATAAATTCAAATTGGGAATAGACACAAACTCCCAGGTTCGAGTCGGCCAGAACTTGTATGAATAA
- a CDS encoding 6-pyruvoyl tetrahydropterin synthase family protein, which translates to MTKKARKSGEYIELKQEFYIEAARKLPQLPQRHPCSQIHGHSFKITFTYRGRLNSSVGWLEDYHVLATKAQPILNQIDHQFLNNIKGLENPTTELLCIWLYKKTKKQIPILFQVSIKETTTTECCYPVSR; encoded by the coding sequence ATGACCAAGAAAGCAAGAAAATCAGGGGAATACATCGAGTTAAAACAGGAATTTTATATCGAGGCGGCACGAAAACTACCTCAACTCCCTCAACGTCACCCCTGCTCGCAAATTCATGGACACAGCTTCAAAATCACCTTCACTTACCGAGGAAGGCTCAACTCAAGTGTTGGATGGCTTGAGGATTATCATGTATTAGCCACAAAGGCACAACCAATACTTAATCAAATTGATCACCAATTTTTAAATAATATCAAAGGATTGGAAAACCCTACCACAGAACTTCTTTGTATTTGGCTCTATAAGAAAACAAAAAAACAAATTCCCATACTTTTTCAAGTCAGCATCAAAGAAACGACGACAACGGAATGCTGTTATCCTGTGTCTAGATGA
- a CDS encoding 6-carboxytetrahydropterin synthase — protein sequence MKTTTLLLQKQNFKFSAAHFLIFDQHRAERLHGHNYQVKVDITVPPGSEVMNQGYFIDFNEFKKIIKTRLDEWDEMVLLPKDQPEMNFKENGPSLEVRFRDRFYVFPKNEVLLLPITNTSVEQFSRLLAADFLRLFKKFGVLKVRLSVEETRGQGATTVVGDDQHALS from the coding sequence ATGAAGACTACAACACTTCTTTTGCAAAAACAAAATTTTAAATTTTCGGCAGCTCATTTTTTAATCTTCGATCAACACCGAGCCGAACGACTTCATGGTCATAACTATCAGGTAAAAGTGGATATCACGGTGCCTCCAGGATCTGAGGTTATGAATCAGGGATATTTCATCGATTTTAATGAGTTTAAAAAAATAATAAAAACCCGATTGGATGAATGGGATGAAATGGTTTTATTGCCAAAAGATCAACCAGAAATGAATTTTAAAGAAAACGGCCCTTCTCTAGAGGTTAGATTTCGAGATCGATTTTATGTCTTCCCAAAGAATGAGGTCTTATTATTACCCATAACGAATACCTCGGTGGAGCAATTTTCAAGACTGTTAGCTGCGGATTTTCTTAGGTTGTTCAAAAAATTTGGAGTGTTAAAGGTCCGTTTATCAGTTGAAGAGACTCGCGGCCAGGGAGCAACAACAGTTGTTGGTGATGATCAACACGCTCTCAGTTAA
- a CDS encoding ferrous iron transport protein A: protein MNQEKKLKLDQLKPNIFYTIKKISLNEDVNIHQRLLDFGFYEGMQIKIMRRLPFGGPWIIQADSLYMALRDEEFKILELE from the coding sequence TTGAATCAAGAAAAGAAATTAAAACTCGATCAATTAAAGCCAAATATTTTTTATACTATTAAAAAAATTAGCCTTAATGAAGATGTTAATATTCATCAACGACTTTTGGATTTTGGTTTTTACGAAGGTATGCAAATTAAGATCATGAGACGATTACCGTTTGGTGGACCATGGATTATCCAAGCCGACAGTCTTTATATGGCTTTGCGGGACGAGGAATTTAAGATTTTGGAGTTAGAATGA
- a CDS encoding ferrous iron transporter B gives MKSYVLVGSPNSGKTTFYNWITGSHFKTVNYPGSTVEYSVGSIASNLGKDISFIDTPGTYSLNPKSPDEEVTSSVLYDLNKDDKNKNVILVMDGLHIDRSLIMALQLKKAGFPFSVIVTMDDLLKKYNKDLDFVKLAELLGVDVFPFNGQTGEGLKEIVSGLKTKNEFEIKKLNWTYLDYQKAKMELNLILNQVKLNQDQSNFLSLTQKMDKYALGKFGFIIFFFLMTLLFASLFWFSTPFSDAIKWMFATLSESLDKGMPESLFRDFLSKGILSSFSAILVFVPQIFLLFLGLGILESSGYLPRAAAIIDHPLRKLGLGGRSFVPLLSGFACAVPALMAARNISSRKERMISLFIIPLMSCSARIPVYALLISFFIVDNPFIAGMVMAALYLMSLTVGSIAALVLSRFIPAGKDQFFLMELPLYRAPKWRILINQALQKTRSYVVKAGPIIFIFAVILWASTEFPRVDSKAPHLSESYAAQLGQVMEPIFRPMGVDWRVGVGLISAFAAREVFVSSLAVTFKVTEDSEKQAQELSEVMKNASFPNGEKIFTFGSVFGLIVFFMIALQCMSTVAVQIKESGSFKFAMIQLVSLNLIGYILAVMINQTYSFLLK, from the coding sequence ATGAAAAGCTATGTTTTAGTTGGTTCACCCAACTCGGGTAAGACAACTTTTTATAATTGGATCACGGGTTCTCATTTTAAAACTGTTAACTATCCTGGTTCGACGGTGGAGTATTCGGTTGGTTCTATAGCTTCAAATTTAGGTAAAGATATTTCTTTTATCGATACTCCTGGAACCTATAGTTTGAATCCTAAAAGCCCCGATGAAGAGGTCACCTCTTCGGTTCTCTATGACCTAAACAAGGATGATAAAAATAAAAATGTTATTTTGGTAATGGACGGGCTACATATTGACCGGAGCTTGATAATGGCTCTTCAATTGAAGAAGGCTGGATTTCCGTTCTCTGTTATTGTCACCATGGATGATCTTCTAAAAAAATATAATAAAGATCTTGATTTTGTCAAATTAGCGGAACTATTAGGAGTCGATGTCTTTCCATTTAACGGTCAAACTGGAGAGGGTTTAAAAGAGATAGTTTCTGGATTGAAAACTAAAAATGAGTTTGAAATTAAAAAATTAAATTGGACTTATTTGGATTATCAAAAAGCTAAAATGGAATTAAATCTTATTTTAAATCAGGTTAAATTGAATCAGGATCAGAGTAATTTTCTGAGTTTGACACAAAAAATGGACAAATATGCTCTTGGAAAATTTGGTTTTATTATATTTTTCTTTTTAATGACTTTACTCTTTGCCTCTCTTTTTTGGTTTTCGACTCCTTTTTCAGATGCCATTAAGTGGATGTTTGCGACTCTCTCTGAGAGTTTAGATAAGGGGATGCCAGAGTCTCTTTTTCGCGATTTTCTTTCAAAAGGAATTTTGTCTAGCTTTTCGGCCATTCTCGTTTTTGTGCCGCAAATATTTTTGCTTTTTTTAGGCTTAGGTATTTTGGAATCATCAGGTTATCTTCCAAGGGCAGCTGCTATCATTGATCACCCTTTGCGAAAATTGGGTTTGGGAGGAAGATCTTTTGTGCCTCTTTTATCTGGATTTGCTTGTGCCGTTCCAGCCCTGATGGCAGCAAGAAATATTTCATCAAGAAAAGAGAGGATGATTTCTTTATTTATCATTCCCTTGATGAGTTGTTCAGCCAGAATTCCCGTTTATGCTTTATTAATTTCTTTTTTTATCGTCGACAATCCATTTATCGCCGGAATGGTTATGGCCGCATTGTACTTAATGTCATTGACTGTAGGATCCATTGCGGCATTAGTTTTAAGTCGCTTTATTCCAGCAGGGAAAGATCAATTCTTTTTGATGGAACTCCCACTTTACCGGGCACCTAAGTGGAGGATTTTAATTAACCAGGCCCTGCAAAAAACTAGGTCCTATGTGGTTAAGGCAGGGCCAATTATTTTTATTTTCGCTGTTATCCTTTGGGCCTCTACAGAGTTTCCAAGGGTTGATTCCAAAGCACCCCATTTGAGTGAAAGTTATGCAGCACAATTGGGGCAAGTTATGGAGCCGATTTTTAGACCCATGGGGGTGGATTGGCGAGTGGGGGTTGGATTGATTTCAGCTTTTGCAGCAAGGGAAGTTTTTGTTTCTTCCTTAGCTGTTACCTTTAAGGTGACGGAAGACAGTGAAAAACAAGCTCAGGAATTAAGTGAAGTGATGAAAAATGCAAGCTTTCCCAACGGAGAAAAGATTTTTACCTTTGGGAGTGTTTTTGGTTTAATTGTGTTTTTTATGATTGCTCTGCAATGCATGTCAACCGTGGCTGTTCAGATTAAAGAATCAGGATCATTTAAATTTGCGATGATTCAATTAGTATCCTTAAACTTAATAGGATACATTTTAGCCGTCATGATTAATCAAACCTATTCTTTTCTTTTAAAGTAA
- a CDS encoding polysaccharide deacetylase family protein, whose amino-acid sequence MKVVQLLSQIELTGAEAHAVSLAEALEKKGHQIFIISDQLHSKTSIPFFPLAIHRTTFIKRLQSIFKLRQFIRKNKIEIIHAHSRASAKMGYWATRGLDCALVTTLHGRQHYSLSKKLFNHYGEKIIAVCENIKKQMILDFNLRETQIQVIRNFYRFKELVPNSPNSPNSTVKPTNNSTAPRVISFLGRTTGPKGQNWEFILQNFCEMLLKKYPLIEIHFAGGLETSLNLKTQDFINSLKTNYPNRFQFHGPLDNLQGLIQKSYLVVGAGRIAIESLLAGKKVLSLGEQSYEGLVTASSLEKNKSSNFGDILETNSVEINWNQFYQDLELEIENDEPQILTQLCESYEETQVLDQIIATYHSASFKKRYSHPIPILMYHQVVEKEISSPHKIFITAAQFEKHLLFLKESQFTSLTFADLYRYKTGILPWSEFPKKPIILTFDDGYENNLTLALPLLKKYNFKSVIYLLAHPHTTNYWDKNSGAPSLPLMSREQRQIISEFMEVGSHGFDHKKLSEMTDKEAYHEICDSKIQLEKEFQKTIYSYAYTYGVRHPMASEFCLKAGYQYAVNTTTGGFHHEEDPYSLFRVSIFPTDTVSSLKRKTKSWYRRYYYFKRKE is encoded by the coding sequence ATGAAAGTTGTCCAGCTCCTTTCTCAAATTGAATTAACAGGTGCCGAGGCCCACGCCGTCAGTCTTGCCGAAGCCCTTGAGAAAAAAGGCCACCAGATATTTATTATAAGCGATCAACTTCATTCAAAAACATCGATTCCTTTTTTTCCCTTAGCCATACATCGAACAACCTTTATTAAACGACTTCAAAGTATTTTCAAACTTCGACAATTTATCCGTAAAAATAAAATTGAAATCATCCATGCCCATTCTCGAGCCTCAGCAAAAATGGGGTACTGGGCTACCAGGGGACTCGACTGTGCCTTGGTGACCACCCTTCATGGTCGGCAGCACTATTCCCTTTCTAAAAAATTATTCAATCACTACGGTGAAAAAATAATAGCTGTTTGTGAAAATATTAAAAAGCAAATGATTCTTGATTTTAACCTAAGAGAAACTCAAATCCAGGTTATTAGAAATTTCTATCGATTCAAAGAATTGGTTCCCAATTCACCCAATTCACCCAATTCAACAGTTAAACCAACAAATAATTCAACAGCTCCACGGGTCATTTCATTTTTGGGAAGAACGACGGGTCCTAAAGGTCAAAATTGGGAGTTTATCCTTCAGAATTTTTGCGAAATGCTTCTTAAAAAATACCCGCTTATTGAAATTCATTTCGCCGGCGGCCTAGAAACTTCGTTGAATTTAAAAACTCAAGATTTTATAAATTCATTAAAAACAAATTATCCGAACCGGTTTCAATTCCATGGACCTCTAGATAACTTGCAGGGCTTAATTCAAAAAAGTTATTTGGTAGTTGGCGCTGGCCGGATTGCCATTGAATCTTTACTTGCAGGAAAGAAAGTTTTGTCCTTAGGCGAGCAGTCTTACGAAGGTTTAGTGACCGCTTCATCCCTTGAAAAAAATAAATCTTCAAATTTCGGCGATATTCTTGAAACGAATTCTGTTGAAATTAACTGGAACCAATTTTACCAAGACCTTGAATTAGAGATAGAAAATGACGAACCTCAAATTCTCACTCAGCTCTGTGAATCCTATGAAGAGACCCAGGTCCTGGATCAAATCATAGCCACCTATCATTCCGCTTCGTTTAAGAAAAGATATTCTCACCCTATTCCTATATTAATGTACCATCAAGTTGTTGAAAAAGAGATTTCTTCTCCACATAAAATTTTTATAACGGCGGCTCAGTTTGAAAAGCATTTATTGTTTTTAAAGGAAAGTCAGTTTACCTCTCTCACATTCGCTGACCTTTATAGGTACAAGACAGGGATTCTTCCTTGGTCTGAGTTTCCTAAAAAACCAATTATTTTAACCTTTGATGATGGGTATGAAAACAATCTCACACTGGCCCTTCCTTTGTTAAAAAAATATAACTTTAAATCCGTCATTTATTTATTAGCGCATCCGCATACAACAAATTATTGGGATAAAAACTCAGGAGCCCCAAGCTTACCTTTGATGTCCCGCGAACAACGGCAAATTATTTCTGAGTTTATGGAAGTGGGAAGTCATGGATTTGATCATAAAAAGTTATCAGAAATGACAGATAAAGAAGCTTACCATGAAATCTGTGATTCCAAAATCCAACTTGAAAAAGAATTTCAAAAAACCATTTATTCCTATGCCTATACCTATGGTGTACGACATCCGATGGCTTCTGAATTCTGTCTAAAGGCAGGATATCAATATGCCGTGAATACAACGACCGGTGGATTTCATCATGAAGAAGATCCTTACAGCCTTTTCAGAGTGTCTATCTTTCCAACAGACACTGTTTCTAGTTTAAAAAGAAAAACCAAATCATGGTACCGTCGTTATTATTACTTTAAAAGAAAAGAATAG
- a CDS encoding sterol desaturase family protein, whose protein sequence is MNEFILILTILCLILFRHWWGPYWLYQYLYVTHKAKWREAKIQPKEPLARTIDQDIKRSYSSIIVDLAIVLVLYLQFFYSYSKLNLNFSFTWGSLLGSLGFIFLLFLLQDFYFFLTHWLFHQGILYKKLHSVHHQSTNPTPWTSFSHHWLELFIELCFYPLVLFFLPIPLFVLMYYIFLTSIINFLGHSGFEYKYLSLAKFKGLNWIATFTFHNRHHQFFHGNYSLYFNIWDRIFGTTIRRNE, encoded by the coding sequence ATGAATGAATTTATTTTAATTTTAACTATTCTTTGTCTTATCCTTTTTCGCCACTGGTGGGGCCCCTATTGGCTCTATCAATATCTTTATGTCACTCATAAAGCAAAATGGAGGGAAGCTAAAATTCAACCAAAAGAACCTCTGGCCAGAACTATAGATCAAGATATAAAGCGAAGCTACTCGTCAATCATTGTAGATTTGGCGATCGTCTTAGTTCTCTATCTGCAGTTTTTTTATTCCTACTCGAAATTAAATTTGAATTTCAGTTTCACATGGGGGTCCTTGTTGGGCTCACTTGGATTCATATTCTTATTGTTTTTGCTTCAAGATTTTTATTTTTTCTTGACCCATTGGTTATTTCATCAAGGTATCCTTTACAAGAAACTTCATTCAGTGCATCATCAGTCTACAAATCCAACCCCGTGGACTTCTTTTAGTCATCACTGGTTAGAGCTCTTTATTGAACTCTGTTTTTACCCTTTAGTTCTTTTTTTTCTACCTATTCCCTTATTTGTCTTGATGTATTATATCTTTCTAACTTCAATAATTAATTTTCTAGGTCATTCTGGTTTTGAGTATAAATATTTGAGCTTGGCTAAATTTAAAGGACTTAATTGGATTGCGACATTCACTTTTCATAATAGACATCACCAATTTTTTCATGGAAACTATTCTCTCTATTTTAATATATGGGATCGAATTTTTGGAACTACAATTAGAAGAAATGAATGA
- a CDS encoding response regulator yields the protein MSDSNKNTSAKSIDTKDKIEIKTAETKAVETEPIVEKDTVLVAEDSATNRKILVHVLKKLGYEVIECEDGRVAINILKSQTVKNLVLVISDVMMPNQDGLEVLKFIRESASLKDLPVILATAVTDREFIMRAKALRVNSYIVKPLTFQRVAEKLQELFPDKKFPKLVA from the coding sequence ATGTCTGATTCTAATAAAAACACTTCTGCAAAGTCTATCGATACCAAGGATAAAATAGAAATAAAAACAGCAGAAACTAAAGCAGTGGAAACTGAACCAATAGTCGAAAAGGATACAGTTTTGGTAGCCGAAGACTCGGCCACCAATCGAAAAATACTCGTTCATGTTCTAAAAAAACTAGGGTATGAAGTTATAGAATGTGAGGACGGGAGAGTGGCAATCAATATTCTGAAAAGCCAAACCGTTAAGAATTTAGTACTTGTTATTTCTGATGTCATGATGCCTAATCAAGACGGTCTTGAAGTCCTAAAATTTATTCGGGAATCTGCTTCATTGAAGGACTTGCCAGTTATTTTAGCTACAGCAGTTACGGATCGTGAATTTATTATGCGAGCTAAGGCATTGCGTGTAAACAGTTATATCGTTAAGCCTTTGACCTTTCAGAGGGTTGCAGAGAAACTGCAAGAACTTTTTCCAGATAAAAAATTTCCGAAACTGGTGGCGTAA
- a CDS encoding HDOD domain-containing protein: MGALKLDQNLILKKLDNLPTLPSIVYELSRIINDPMSSTNEVVKILENDLALTSQVLKMANSAYYAIPGGAATLGRAIGFLGFDTVNQLVLSSSIISALKAKGTNDFNINHFWQHSIGVGIAAETIAKYTKHPLPSDLFTCGLVHDIGKLAIYLTDPDAFLSLISFAKENKMSIDEAEGKLDFPQHTEIGRLLAEKWLLPRQIQAAISYHHQSDFKKRGGISNDLGRIVDTVILSNLIIHAQKFGNSGHEMVMPPTKELTIRLMIDSKVDFKPLANEIEVQLERATEFIRIIGGAS, from the coding sequence ATGGGAGCGCTCAAACTGGATCAAAATTTAATTTTAAAAAAGCTAGACAATCTTCCGACCCTGCCATCGATTGTCTATGAATTGAGTCGAATTATTAACGACCCAATGTCGTCAACGAATGAAGTTGTAAAAATTTTGGAAAACGATTTGGCCCTAACCTCACAAGTATTGAAAATGGCAAATTCAGCTTATTATGCAATTCCAGGAGGTGCCGCCACATTGGGACGTGCCATAGGTTTTTTAGGATTTGATACGGTCAACCAGTTAGTGTTAAGCAGCTCGATAATTTCAGCACTGAAAGCTAAGGGCACTAACGATTTTAATATCAATCATTTTTGGCAACACTCTATTGGTGTGGGTATTGCGGCTGAAACCATTGCGAAATACACTAAACATCCACTTCCATCTGATCTATTCACCTGCGGCCTTGTTCATGACATTGGAAAACTTGCCATTTACCTAACTGACCCAGATGCATTTTTGAGTTTAATCTCTTTTGCTAAAGAGAACAAAATGTCCATTGATGAGGCAGAAGGAAAATTAGATTTTCCTCAGCATACAGAAATAGGACGATTACTCGCAGAAAAGTGGCTTTTGCCAAGGCAGATTCAAGCCGCTATAAGCTATCATCATCAATCGGACTTTAAAAAAAGGGGCGGAATATCTAATGACTTGGGCCGAATCGTTGATACCGTCATTTTGTCAAATTTGATTATTCATGCACAGAAATTTGGAAATAGCGGTCATGAAATGGTGATGCCTCCAACGAAAGAGCTAACTATTAGACTCATGATAGATTCCAAAGTCGATTTCAAACCATTGGCTAATGAAATTGAAGTTCAATTAGAGCGAGCCACAGAGTTTATTAGGATTATTGGTGGAGCTTCATGA
- a CDS encoding HAMP domain-containing histidine kinase yields the protein MSIKKIQQAVINDFFEIVNEESMSATLAFDLNSNSCLYANRLAAEILEFPINVDPVKVTMDCLIPKSEFGKNFRAFSKELLEHEGFFSEVTVKKWNDQVFIASVMTKQINVANEKFLLIQFQDLSVQNKLQREILTKRNELKLAYEEMLLQNKQLRELDLAKDRFIALTTHELRTPVSAIVSSAEILKHRFYETQEQLDEFVSIVYDQGKQLLELINDILDLSRINAGKMDYYIEEGNLFALVEEQMNSLNNLAQERGIRMSIETPSFNSSCYFDAVRLCQVISNVLTNAIKYNNENGTINIWLEENTKFINLYIRDSGVGIASEDIEKVFNEFETIGKVSQHSKGTGLGMPISKKIIESMGGEIHLKSTFGEGSTFWIMVPKEKKLDPSWYRGRPSDGEIGS from the coding sequence ATGAGTATAAAAAAGATCCAACAAGCTGTTATAAATGATTTTTTTGAAATCGTAAATGAAGAATCGATGTCCGCCACCTTGGCTTTTGATTTAAATTCAAACAGTTGTCTTTATGCCAATCGATTGGCTGCGGAAATTTTAGAATTTCCGATAAATGTAGATCCGGTAAAGGTCACAATGGACTGTCTCATTCCCAAATCTGAGTTTGGAAAGAATTTTAGAGCGTTTAGTAAAGAGCTTCTTGAGCATGAGGGGTTTTTTTCTGAAGTGACTGTTAAGAAATGGAATGATCAAGTTTTTATTGCCAGTGTCATGACAAAACAAATAAATGTAGCCAATGAAAAATTTCTTTTAATTCAATTTCAAGACTTGAGTGTTCAAAATAAATTACAACGAGAAATTTTAACAAAAAGAAATGAACTAAAATTAGCTTATGAAGAAATGTTGCTACAAAATAAACAATTGCGTGAATTGGACTTAGCAAAAGATCGATTTATAGCCCTTACAACCCATGAACTACGAACTCCTGTTTCAGCCATTGTTTCCTCAGCAGAAATATTAAAACATCGTTTCTATGAAACCCAAGAACAATTAGATGAGTTTGTGTCGATTGTTTACGACCAGGGAAAGCAACTTTTAGAATTGATAAATGATATTTTAGATTTATCTAGGATCAATGCAGGTAAAATGGATTACTACATTGAAGAAGGAAATTTGTTTGCTTTGGTAGAAGAGCAAATGAATAGCCTTAATAACCTCGCGCAGGAACGTGGAATTAGGATGAGCATAGAAACCCCATCTTTTAATTCGAGCTGTTACTTCGATGCGGTCCGTTTGTGCCAAGTCATTTCCAATGTTTTAACCAATGCAATTAAGTACAATAATGAAAATGGAACTATTAATATTTGGCTAGAAGAAAATACCAAATTCATAAATCTATACATTCGTGACTCTGGTGTTGGAATTGCCTCTGAAGATATTGAAAAAGTCTTTAATGAGTTTGAAACCATTGGAAAAGTTAGCCAGCATAGCAAAGGGACAGGTTTAGGTATGCCCATTAGCAAAAAAATTATTGAATCTATGGGTGGTGAAATTCATTTGAAGAGCACATTTGGCGAAGGTAGCACATTTTGGATCATGGTTCCCAAAGAAAAAAAATTGGATCCGTCATGGTACCGCGGTCGTCCGTCTGATGGGGAAATTGGCTCCTAA